One window of the Nicotiana tabacum cultivar K326 chromosome 4, ASM71507v2, whole genome shotgun sequence genome contains the following:
- the LOC107819540 gene encoding beta-glucuronosyltransferase GlcAT14C-like, with the protein MMLKMFISWNWTSRQGIHQRLSILVAAALLLLVVGVLCSRFEYSMTNIPDQTSTIVIDDTSIQRIHPSKGPGDPPILAYWIFGFRGESKRMLRLLKAVYHPRNQYLLHLLDGEDEERMELALSVESERVCRAFGNVNVVGKSYAVNYHNMESGASALAAMLHAAALLLRISPLWDWFFTLSSSDYPLFTQDDILFAFTSLPRDINFVGFTNWTTDQKGQHNFNRIVVDPSLYSKRATNLHYAVETRELPTTFDIFGGSPWMALSRALMEHCIKGWDNFPRKLLMYYANVVSPLESYFQTVLCNSPEFRNTIVNQDLRCSVPINVSNYDNLVHKVGAIFARPFKEGDPTLDELDRYILNRSQQGVVPGKWCNNIGNYSSCSNSTNWDDIDSLDPGFYGQKLQNILSNFTAGNRHMVVNHCHGSSH; encoded by the exons ATGATGCTTAAGATGTTTATTTCCTGGAATTGGACAAGTCGTCAAGGTATTCATCAACGGCTTTCTATTTTGGTTGCAGCAGCTTTGCTACTTTTAGTTGTAGGAGTACTCTGCAGCAGATTTGAGTACAGTATGACGAATATTCCAGATCAAACTAGTACTATTGTAATTGATGATACGTCAATACAGAGAATCCATCCGTCAAAAGGGCCTGGTGACCCTCCGATCCTCGCTTATTGGATTTTTGGTTTTAGAGGGGAAAGTAAACGAATGTTGAGACTGTTAAAAGCAGTGTATCACCCAAGAAACCAGTACCTTTTACACCTTCTCGATGGGGAAGACGAAGAGAGGATGGAATTAGCCCTTTCTGTTGAATCTGAACGTGTGTGTCGGGCTTTTGGAAATGTGAACGTCGTCGGTAAAAGTTATGCAGTGAACTATCACAATATGGAATCGGGCGCCTCTGCTCTCGCTGCCATGCTTCACGCCGCCGCCTTGCTCCTTCGAATTAGTCCATTATGGGATTGGTTTTTCACCTTAAGCTCTTCCGACTACCCACTTTTTACTCAAGACG ATATCTTGTTTGCTTTTACTTCCTTGCCAAGGGATATCAATTTCGTTGGCTTCACCAATTGGACTACTGACCAGAAGGG GCAGCATAATTTCAATCGGATTGTTGTTGACCCCAGCCTATACTCAAAACGGGCTACTAACCTTCACTATGCTGTAGAGACTAGAGAACTACCAACAACTTTTGATATATTTGGAG GTTCCCCTTGGATGGCATTGAGCAGAGCCCTTATGGAACACTGCATCAAAGGTTGGGACAACTTTCCCCGGAAATTACTAATGTACTACGCCAATGTTGTCTCTCCTCTCGAATCCTACTTTCAGACTGTGCTATGCAATTCCCCAGAATTTAGAAATACCATAGTAAACCAGGATCTCAGGTGCTCCGTTCCTATAAATGTCTCAAACTACGACAATCTTGTGCACAAAGTGGGGGCAATATTTGCTAGGCCATTTAAAGAAGGTGATCCTACTTTAGACGAGCTCGACAGGTATATCTTAAATCGCTCGCAGCAGGGGGTGGTGCCCGGGAAATGGTGCAACAATATAGGAAACTATTCTTCTTGTTCTAATTCTACTAATTGGGATGACATTGATTCATTGGACCCTGGATTTTATGGCCAAAAGCTTCAAAATATTCTGTCCAATTTTACTGCTGGAAACCGTCATATGGTAGTCAATCATTGTCACGGCAGTTCACATTAA